The window CTCTTTCTGGATTTAACCCCCATTTGGCAGTCAGGTTCCGCAGTATCGCCGGTGCAGTGACGCGGATCCTGCTCCTCATTGCAGTGGCAACAAAAACGCGGCAGCCGATAATGGCTGCCGCGCGGTCGACTCCAGTAGTTAGTGACGACTACTTCTCCCGCATGAACGGATACTTGTAGTCGGTCGGGGGAACGAAGTTCTCCTTGATCGTCCGGGGTGATGTCCAGCGGATCATGTTATGCAGCGCACCGGCTTTGTCGTTGGTGCCGGAAGCGCGCGCGCCGCCAAATGGCTGCTGCCCGACGACGGCGCCGGTCGGCTTGTCGTTGATGTAGAAATTGCCGGCGGCTTGACGCAGCATGTTCTCGGCCAGGAGGACGGCCTCGCGGTCGGTAGCGAAGACGGCGCCGGTCAGGGCGTACGGCGAGGTTTCGTCGCAGAGCTGCAGCGTCTTCTCATAGTCCTTGTCGTTGTAAACGAAGACCGTCATGACCGGCCCAAAGATCTCCTCTTCGAGCGTCTTAAACTTCGGGTTGGCGGTCTCGATTAGTGTCGCGTCGATGTAGTAGCCCTTCGCATCGTCGCAATGGCCGCCGGCAATGATTTCGGCGTCGGTGGCCTTCTTGGCGAAGTCGACATATTTCTTGATGCTGTCGAACGCCCCGCGATCGATGACGGCGTTCATGAAATTGGACAAGTTGCTCGGGTCGCCCATCTTGATTTCCGCGAGGTGCTGCAGCACGAGCTTCTTGATTTTCGGCCAGAGTGACTTGGGGATGTAGGCACGCGAGGCCGCCGAGCATTTCTGTCCCTGATATTCGAAGGCGCCGCGCGTGATGGCGGTGGCTACTTGTTCGGCGACGGCCGACTTGTGCACGAAGATGAAGTCTTTACCGCCGGTTTCGCCGACGATACGCGGATAGCCCTTGTACTTGTTCCTGGCGATATTATCGCCAATCGTCTTCCACATCCCCTGGAACACGCCGGTGGAACCGGTGAAGTGCACGCCCGCCAGATATTCGTGGTTGAGGACGACGTCGGAGATTTCCGCGGCTTTGCCGGTGATCATATTGACCACGCCGTCCGGCAAGCCTGCCTCCATGAGAATTTTCATGATGTAATGCGAAGTATACATAACGCTCGACGCCGGTTTCCAGACGGCAACGTTGCCCCACATGGCGGGTGCGGTCGGCAGGTTGCCGTTTATCGAAACGAAATTGAACGGGGTCACGGCGAAGATGAAGCCTTCGAGCGGGCGATAGTCGATCCGATTCCAGATCGTGGGATCGGGGTTAATCGGCTGCAAGTCGGCAATTTGCTGCATGTAGTAGGCGTTGAAACGGAAGAAATCGACCAATTCACAAACGGCGTCGATCTCGGCCTGGAACACGTTCTTGGAATGGCCGAGCATGGCGGCGGCGTTCATG is drawn from Candidatus Zixiibacteriota bacterium and contains these coding sequences:
- the pruA gene encoding L-glutamate gamma-semialdehyde dehydrogenase, coding for MGNYRMAHPTNEPIYSYAPGSPERTKLMAALDHLKANPIDIPLVIDGKEVRVGEKIKITAPHDHSLILGYTYRGTRKETEAAISAALKAQKSWAQVPMEHRIAIFLKAADLIAGPYRYIMNAAAMLGHSKNVFQAEIDAVCELVDFFRFNAYYMQQIADLQPINPDPTIWNRIDYRPLEGFIFAVTPFNFVSINGNLPTAPAMWGNVAVWKPASSVMYTSHYIMKILMEAGLPDGVVNMITGKAAEISDVVLNHEYLAGVHFTGSTGVFQGMWKTIGDNIARNKYKGYPRIVGETGGKDFIFVHKSAVAEQVATAITRGAFEYQGQKCSAASRAYIPKSLWPKIKKLVLQHLAEIKMGDPSNLSNFMNAVIDRGAFDSIKKYVDFAKKATDAEIIAGGHCDDAKGYYIDATLIETANPKFKTLEEEIFGPVMTVFVYNDKDYEKTLQLCDETSPYALTGAVFATDREAVLLAENMLRQAAGNFYINDKPTGAVVGQQPFGGARASGTNDKAGALHNMIRWTSPRTIKENFVPPTDYKYPFMREK